In Candidatus Defluviibacterium haderslevense, the following are encoded in one genomic region:
- a CDS encoding cob(I)yrinic acid a,c-diamide adenosyltransferase: MKIYTKTGDSGSTSLFGGKRVSKDDLRISAYGTIDELNAHLGLLNAQISDQQVHKEVLKIQNELFVIGSYLAADPAKPGLKLPVFSAEDIVFLELAIDRMESMLPPLQHFILPGGSVLVAQAHVCRTVCRRAERCMVELHHAEPINDQLMIYINRLSDYLFVLSRYLGLGSDTKEIPWIPKSIK, translated from the coding sequence ATGAAGATATATACCAAAACCGGAGATTCAGGTTCTACTTCACTCTTTGGCGGGAAACGGGTTTCTAAAGATGATTTAAGGATTTCAGCTTACGGAACTATTGATGAATTGAATGCCCATTTGGGACTACTGAATGCCCAAATAAGTGATCAACAAGTTCATAAAGAAGTTTTAAAGATCCAAAATGAACTGTTTGTTATTGGCTCCTACTTAGCTGCTGATCCTGCTAAACCGGGTCTGAAATTGCCCGTTTTTTCTGCTGAGGACATCGTTTTTTTGGAGCTCGCTATAGATCGTATGGAATCGATGTTGCCTCCACTACAGCACTTTATTTTGCCAGGTGGGTCCGTTTTAGTGGCTCAGGCTCATGTCTGTAGGACAGTTTGCCGTCGTGCGGAGCGATGTATGGTAGAACTTCATCATGCTGAACCCATTAATGATCAGTTAATGATTTATATCAATAGGCTTTCAGATTATTTATTTGTTTTGTCCCGTTACCTAGGTTTAGGATCAGATACTAAAGAAATTCCTTGGATTCCTAAGTCAATTAAATAG
- a CDS encoding ABC transporter ATP-binding protein, whose translation MIEVKKLQKRYLMGDEVIDALKSIDLKVQKNEYLALMGPSGSGKSTLMNLIGCLDSPTSGEYILHGIDVSKMSDGELADVRNKEIGFVFQTFNLLPRMTALENVALPLVYAGVSKADREERAKKVLLEVGLADRMTHKPNELSGGQRQRVAIARALINNPAIILADEPTGNLDSKTSEEIMNIFKEIHKRGNTIIVVTHEPDIAAFADRIVRLKDGYIESDQITKPS comes from the coding sequence ATTATTGAAGTAAAGAAACTCCAAAAGCGCTACCTGATGGGCGATGAAGTCATTGATGCCCTCAAATCAATTGATCTGAAAGTGCAGAAAAATGAATATCTCGCTTTAATGGGGCCTTCAGGTAGTGGGAAGTCAACCTTGATGAACCTCATCGGTTGCCTGGATAGTCCAACCTCTGGAGAATATATACTGCATGGAATTGATGTCAGCAAAATGAGTGATGGCGAATTAGCCGACGTTCGAAATAAAGAGATTGGCTTCGTATTTCAAACATTTAATCTTTTACCCAGAATGACAGCTCTGGAAAATGTCGCCTTACCTCTAGTCTACGCAGGGGTAAGTAAGGCTGATCGGGAGGAAAGGGCGAAAAAAGTATTGTTGGAAGTTGGCTTGGCCGACCGCATGACACATAAACCGAATGAACTTTCCGGGGGTCAACGTCAACGTGTGGCTATAGCCAGGGCATTAATTAATAATCCAGCAATTATTCTTGCTGATGAACCTACCGGAAACCTGGACTCAAAGACTTCCGAAGAAATTATGAATATTTTTAAGGAGATTCATAAGCGGGGCAATACCATAATTGTTGTAACGCACGAGCCTGACATAGCTGCTTTTGCTGATCGTATTGTGCGGCTGAAGGATGGATATATTGAGTCGGACCAAATTACCAAACCATCATGA
- a CDS encoding deoxynucleoside kinase has translation MIKHIAIAGNIGAGKTSLCEALAKHFNWEVHYEDTSNNPYLNDFYYDMQRWAFNLQVYFLNSRFQQLVSIHSGSKTVIQDRTIYEDAHIFAPNLHEMGLMTSRDFENYFTLFTIMMSTIQPPDLLIYIKASIPTLVGHIQSRGRDYEGNMSLDYLKKLNARYDQWISEYKHSPIVIIDGDKLDFINSPEDLGSIIESVKAQIGGLF, from the coding sequence ATGATAAAACATATTGCCATAGCGGGAAACATAGGTGCCGGAAAAACCAGTTTATGTGAGGCCTTAGCCAAACACTTCAACTGGGAAGTACATTATGAAGATACCAGCAACAATCCCTATTTAAATGATTTCTACTATGATATGCAGCGATGGGCATTCAATCTTCAGGTTTATTTTTTGAATTCCAGATTTCAACAATTGGTTTCGATACATTCAGGATCTAAAACGGTCATTCAGGATCGGACCATTTATGAAGATGCCCATATTTTCGCTCCTAACTTACATGAAATGGGATTGATGACCAGTCGTGATTTTGAAAACTACTTCACACTTTTCACGATCATGATGAGCACCATTCAACCACCCGATTTACTGATCTATATCAAGGCATCCATACCCACCTTAGTGGGCCATATTCAATCCCGAGGCCGAGACTATGAAGGCAACATGAGTCTTGATTATTTGAAAAAATTAAATGCCCGGTACGATCAGTGGATTAGTGAATACAAACACAGCCCTATTGTCATTATAGATGGAGACAAACTAGACTTTATCAATTCCCCGGAAGACTTAGGAAGCATCATAGAATCTGTAAAAGCCCAAATTGGAGGATTATTTTAA
- the mqnB gene encoding futalosine hydrolase: MKILLVSATVFELMPTLEYLEKHFETKSFSEFTNGIHSIHPFVTGVGSPLMAFGMGKLHDAPTYDLVIHGGLSGAYNHQFNLGDVVEVVKERWADLGVEEQDGGFTDLVEMELMDGNRIPFSEGWILNKQTKYTTGLKQCTGLTVNKVSGTQKTIDAIKNKYAADVESMEGATLFYACRMWDIPFISIRGISNYVQPRDKSSWKIPEAIEKMNEQIIGMIGKL, from the coding sequence ATGAAAATCTTACTCGTTTCAGCGACAGTCTTTGAACTCATGCCTACTTTGGAATATCTTGAAAAACATTTCGAGACCAAGTCCTTTTCAGAATTTACAAATGGGATACATAGTATTCATCCCTTTGTAACAGGTGTAGGGAGTCCCTTGATGGCTTTTGGCATGGGCAAATTGCATGATGCTCCCACTTACGATTTGGTGATCCATGGAGGCCTTAGTGGGGCGTATAATCATCAATTCAATCTTGGGGATGTCGTAGAAGTTGTTAAAGAACGCTGGGCTGACTTAGGTGTAGAAGAACAAGATGGAGGGTTCACAGATCTCGTGGAGATGGAATTGATGGATGGCAACAGAATACCATTTTCGGAAGGATGGATTCTCAACAAACAAACCAAGTACACAACCGGACTTAAACAATGCACTGGATTAACTGTCAATAAAGTATCCGGTACACAAAAAACCATTGACGCTATTAAAAATAAATATGCCGCTGATGTAGAAAGCATGGAAGGTGCTACCCTATTCTATGCTTGTCGAATGTGGGACATTCCATTTATTTCTATTCGAGGTATATCCAATTATGTCCAACCCAGAGATAAATCATCCTGGAAAATTCCGGAGGCTATTGAAAAAATGAATGAGCAGATTATTGGAATGATTGGGAAGTTGTAG
- a CDS encoding T9SS type A sorting domain-containing protein: protein MKYIILLVVIQTSLNSLYSQKIQLDSAFGTNGIVNFITDYGFGYLKVNSNNEPIVLNAGAYLVNNSINYLDQNGILKNNLHNNPVIIKPPFDIFSEYPRMDIDSNNNIYFMRSLIGKDKKHYIQIIKILENSELDTLNKGIGILKESFGFSLQSFKRLKDDNYILSGQNGSNSIFVKINEQGVIDSTFHNNFVNSTQFLRTGSIAAVESDGENIYGVLHLENSISLLNIKFDGLINSNFGSNGIVNLFSFNPSMIQQYQVRNIKILHDNSIIVSFSNESIPKSTYVYKVTKNGLIDNTFGNNGSIFNYNYSSNQCLTIDKNDNIYTNISYPMGNKIVKYSKNGTIDTDFEKLNPEFYPINIDNIIYSEPYTIYSIGTYNDTITLAKFTVKPVVNSNAINEDQLVNIFPNPIHSSITLKNVNINSKIRIFDNLGRIQNVNILDKIGNNIFINVDHLINGIYFIEYTDKNYFHKVFKVIKAN from the coding sequence ATGAAATATATAATACTATTGGTTGTTATTCAAACATCCTTGAATTCATTGTATTCACAAAAAATACAACTTGATTCAGCTTTTGGGACAAATGGAATTGTTAATTTTATTACGGATTATGGATTTGGATATCTAAAAGTAAATTCTAATAATGAGCCAATTGTTTTAAATGCAGGTGCTTACTTAGTTAATAATTCAATAAACTATCTTGATCAAAATGGCATACTAAAAAATAACTTACACAATAATCCAGTAATTATAAAGCCTCCTTTTGATATTTTTAGTGAGTACCCACGCATGGACATTGATTCTAATAACAATATTTATTTTATGAGATCTTTGATTGGAAAAGATAAAAAGCACTATATACAAATAATTAAAATACTTGAAAATTCTGAACTCGATACTTTGAATAAGGGAATTGGGATTTTAAAAGAAAGTTTTGGTTTTTCACTTCAAAGCTTTAAACGCCTTAAAGATGATAATTACATATTATCAGGACAGAATGGCTCCAATAGCATATTTGTAAAAATTAATGAACAAGGGGTAATTGATTCCACTTTTCATAATAATTTTGTAAATTCAACTCAATTCTTAAGAACTGGTTCAATTGCAGCAGTTGAAAGCGATGGGGAAAATATTTATGGTGTTCTTCATTTGGAAAATTCAATTTCCTTGCTAAATATAAAATTTGATGGTTTAATCAATTCAAATTTTGGTTCAAATGGAATTGTAAATTTATTTTCATTTAATCCTTCAATGATACAACAATATCAAGTGAGAAATATTAAAATTCTTCATGATAATTCAATAATTGTTTCTTTTTCAAATGAATCCATACCCAAATCTACATATGTTTATAAAGTAACTAAAAATGGTTTGATTGATAATACATTTGGTAACAATGGATCCATTTTTAATTATAATTATTCATCAAATCAATGTTTAACAATAGATAAAAATGACAATATCTATACAAACATATCCTATCCTATGGGGAATAAAATTGTCAAATATTCAAAAAATGGAACTATTGATACTGATTTTGAAAAATTAAACCCAGAATTTTATCCCATAAATATTGATAATATTATTTATTCAGAACCATATACCATATATTCGATAGGAACCTACAATGATACAATTACATTAGCCAAATTTACAGTTAAGCCTGTTGTAAATTCTAATGCTATTAATGAAGATCAATTAGTTAATATTTTCCCTAACCCAATTCATTCAAGTATAACTCTAAAAAATGTAAACATTAATTCTAAGATTAGAATCTTTGATAACCTTGGAAGAATTCAAAACGTCAATATTTTAGATAAAATAGGAAACAACATATTTATTAATGTAGATCATTTGATCAATGGAATATACTTTATTGAATACACTGACAAGAATTATTTTCACAAAGTCTTTAAAGTCATTAAAGCAAATTAA
- a CDS encoding BspA family leucine-rich repeat surface protein, whose product MKAVTLKIGHLVFLITFLSHSNIVQSQDFITQWTFDKATNQIHFNAETTDTVTYTWSALPSGKNGSGIFIQTTAGPVTLSNIDILTGDTIKLSMNPSKLRRFYIDNGPDQTNLINVIQWGSVPWTSMNSVFKGCRNLNITAKDKPNLFNVTDMSYMFAVANSFNSDIGNWNVESVTDMSNLFLGAISFNQNIGNWNTSNVTNMVSMFDGASAFNQEIGSWNTANVLQMKYMFYNAKSFNKDIGSWNIIKVSSMSNMFVNAITFNKDIGAWNTSNVISMDHMFSGAKSFNQDIRNWNISNVTTMDHMFYGAKSFNQDIGKWKFNSNVFLNNMLDSTDIDCENYSAILINWQSNNPSIQNKRLGAIGLEYGINAINARKFIIDSLGWTIKGDLPSGRECFDNISQYFTTKWTFANASSQIKFNSLSTHSVRYTWVASPSGNHGSGSFNPELSGAVTLNNLKIEAGDTVTVSLQPTYLQRFYFVNSTDNLKLISVIQWGNVQWTSMENAFYGCSNLISLPSNSPNLSNVKNLSRMFYKASLFNQDIGKWNTSNVTDMSYMFAEVGSYNQNIEGWNTSNVTDMGYMFAGASSFNGNIGGWNTSNVKHMGSMFAGATSFNQDIGNWNTENLQNAQYMFANARSFNQDIGNWNISKLAFVSSMFMGASLFNQDIGRWNTEKVQWMDRMFWGAISFNQDIGNWNTSNVNYVSYMFAGATSFNKDIGRWNTKKITKMDHMFSWASSFNQDIGHWNTENSQDMSYMFAGATSFNQDIGDWNTENVQDMSYMFEGASTFNKHIGGWNTMHVKSMQSMFQNATLFNKFIGGWNIENVVNLSYMFEFADKFNQNISTWKTDSVTNMSFMFSYANNFNQDIGKWNTSTVTDMSEMFFGASSFNQDIGYWNTAFVKDMSYMFSYADQFNQDIGKWILSPNVNLSNMLDSSGLDCFHYSATLNGWQSNNPTVKNRFLGASGLQYGANAEIARNTLVNSQGWTINGDSPSGNDCATVGTHNEESISQIFLYPNPTSGILNIEDHNGSFYSISDLTGKVIVKGIITMNTISLEMLPLGIYYLIINNSDSPQTIKVFKY is encoded by the coding sequence ATGAAAGCAGTAACTCTAAAAATTGGACATTTGGTTTTTCTTATTACTTTTTTATCACATAGCAATATTGTTCAAAGTCAGGACTTTATAACTCAATGGACTTTTGATAAAGCAACAAATCAAATACATTTTAATGCTGAAACCACAGATACTGTAACCTATACTTGGAGCGCATTGCCTTCTGGCAAAAATGGAAGTGGAATTTTTATTCAGACTACGGCAGGTCCTGTTACATTAAGCAATATAGATATATTAACTGGAGATACTATAAAGCTAAGTATGAATCCTTCTAAGCTAAGAAGGTTTTATATCGATAATGGACCAGATCAAACAAATCTGATAAATGTAATTCAATGGGGAAGTGTGCCATGGACAAGTATGAATAGTGTATTTAAGGGGTGTAGAAATTTGAATATTACTGCAAAGGATAAGCCAAATTTATTCAATGTGACTGATATGTCATATATGTTTGCAGTTGCAAATTCCTTTAATTCAGATATTGGCAATTGGAATGTAGAAAGTGTAACAGATATGTCTAATTTGTTCTTGGGAGCAATCTCATTTAACCAAAATATAGGAAACTGGAATACATCGAATGTAACTAATATGGTTTCTATGTTTGATGGAGCAAGCGCTTTTAATCAAGAAATTGGAAGCTGGAATACAGCAAATGTATTACAGATGAAATATATGTTCTATAATGCAAAATCATTTAATAAAGATATTGGAAGTTGGAATATAATAAAGGTGTCAAGTATGAGTAACATGTTCGTTAATGCAATCACATTTAATAAAGATATTGGAGCGTGGAATACTTCGAATGTGATTTCAATGGACCACATGTTTTCAGGGGCAAAATCATTTAATCAAGATATTCGTAATTGGAATATTTCTAATGTGACAACTATGGATCATATGTTCTATGGTGCTAAATCATTTAACCAAGATATTGGCAAATGGAAATTCAATTCTAATGTTTTTTTAAATAATATGCTTGATTCAACTGATATAGACTGTGAGAATTATTCTGCAATTCTAATTAATTGGCAATCCAATAATCCAAGTATCCAAAACAAACGATTAGGTGCAATTGGCTTAGAATATGGTATAAATGCAATTAATGCAAGAAAATTTATAATAGATTCACTTGGATGGACAATAAAGGGTGATTTACCTAGCGGTAGGGAATGTTTCGATAATATTAGTCAATATTTTACAACAAAATGGACATTTGCAAATGCATCGTCACAGATCAAATTTAATAGCTTATCAACACATTCTGTTAGATATACATGGGTTGCATCACCATCAGGCAATCATGGAAGTGGAAGTTTTAACCCTGAATTAAGTGGAGCTGTTACTCTAAATAACTTGAAAATAGAAGCTGGAGATACTGTAACTGTAAGTTTGCAACCTACATATTTGCAACGATTTTATTTTGTTAATAGTACTGACAATTTGAAATTAATAAGTGTAATTCAATGGGGAAATGTTCAATGGACAAGTATGGAAAATGCTTTTTATGGATGTTCTAATTTAATTTCTCTACCAAGTAATAGCCCAAATTTATCAAATGTTAAAAATTTGTCAAGGATGTTTTATAAAGCTAGCCTGTTTAATCAGGATATAGGAAAATGGAATACATCGAATGTGACAGACATGAGTTATATGTTTGCAGAAGTAGGTTCATATAATCAAAATATAGAAGGCTGGAATACATCGAATGTGACAGACATGGGATATATGTTTGCTGGAGCAAGTTCATTTAATGGAAATATAGGAGGCTGGAATACATCGAATGTTAAACATATGGGGTCTATGTTTGCTGGAGCTACCTCATTTAATCAAGATATCGGAAACTGGAATACAGAGAATTTACAAAATGCTCAATATATGTTTGCTAATGCAAGATCATTTAATCAAGATATCGGAAATTGGAATATTTCAAAATTGGCTTTTGTGAGTTCAATGTTTATGGGAGCAAGTTTATTTAATCAGGATATTGGAAGGTGGAATACAGAAAAGGTCCAGTGGATGGATAGGATGTTTTGGGGAGCAATCTCATTTAATCAGGATATCGGAAATTGGAATACTTCAAATGTAAATTATGTGAGTTATATGTTTGCAGGCGCTACATCTTTTAATAAGGATATTGGAAGATGGAATACAAAAAAAATCACGAAGATGGATCATATGTTTTCATGGGCTTCCTCATTTAATCAAGATATCGGACACTGGAATACAGAAAATTCGCAAGATATGAGTTATATGTTTGCTGGAGCTACCTCTTTTAATCAAGATATCGGAGATTGGAATACGGAAAATGTGCAAGATATGAGTTATATGTTTGAGGGAGCTAGCACATTTAACAAACATATTGGAGGTTGGAATACAATGCACGTTAAAAGTATGCAATCTATGTTTCAAAATGCAACTTTGTTTAATAAATTTATTGGTGGCTGGAATATTGAAAATGTTGTAAATTTGAGTTATATGTTTGAATTTGCTGACAAATTTAATCAAAATATCAGCACTTGGAAAACCGATAGTGTAACAAATATGTCATTTATGTTCAGCTATGCAAACAATTTTAACCAAGATATTGGGAAATGGAATACATCAACTGTAACAGATATGTCTGAAATGTTTTTTGGTGCAAGCTCATTTAATCAAGATATAGGTTACTGGAATACAGCTTTTGTAAAAGATATGTCTTATATGTTCAGCTATGCAGACCAATTTAATCAAGATATTGGTAAATGGATTTTAAGTCCAAATGTGAACTTAAGTAATATGCTTGACTCCTCTGGTCTGGATTGTTTCCACTACTCAGCTACATTAAATGGTTGGCAATCAAATAACCCAACGGTTAAAAACAGATTCCTTGGTGCAAGCGGCTTACAATATGGCGCAAATGCAGAAATTGCAAGGAATACTCTTGTTAATTCACAAGGGTGGACTATAAATGGCGACTCACCGAGTGGTAATGATTGTGCAACTGTAGGAACACATAATGAAGAAAGTATTTCACAAATATTTCTTTATCCTAATCCTACTTCTGGAATATTGAATATCGAAGATCACAATGGATCTTTTTATTCGATTTCTGATTTAACAGGAAAGGTTATTGTCAAAGGAATAATCACAATGAATACCATTTCATTAGAAATGTTACCTCTTGGGATATATTATCTTATTATAAACAATTCAGATTCTCCACAAACAATTAAAGTTTTTAAGTATTAG
- a CDS encoding BspA family leucine-rich repeat surface protein, whose protein sequence is MKTVNLKIRHLVLFVALLSFSDVVHSQDFITEWTFDKATNQIHFNAETTDTVTYTWSALPSGNKGSGSFIQTTPGAVTLINADILPGDTVNLIMNPNKLRRFYIDNGPDTANLINVIQWGSVSWTSMNSAFKGCAHLKIDAKDNPDLSNVVDLSFMFSGASSFNQDIGNWNTENIEIMAWMFNGASSFNQEIGSWNTSHVQDMSYMFHRAISFNQNIGNWNTFIVRDMSYMFSNASSFNQDIGNWNTYTVKLMHSMFSNAISFNKNIGNWNTSNVERMSGMFSNAKAFNQDIGNWNTTNVITMHSMFADAINFNQDIGRWNTTNVIDMTNLFLRASSFNQDIGNWNTENVNKMINMFNSASSFNQDIGGWNIVQVSTMASMFRHAKSFNQDISNWNTSNVKDMYAMFSGASAFNQNIGNWILHPKASLLYLFDSTNLDCINYSATLIGWRTNNPNVNQMNLGVNGLLYGKNAEDARNALINSQGWYIKGDAPSGNDCEIVGTHNEESITNIFIYPNPTSGILNIEDHNGSIYSISDLTGKVVNSGIIALNTVSLESLPSGMYYVTLINSNFKKTNKVFKY, encoded by the coding sequence ATGAAAACTGTAAATCTAAAAATTAGACATTTGGTTCTTTTCGTTGCTTTATTGTCATTTAGCGATGTAGTTCATAGTCAAGATTTTATAACCGAATGGACGTTTGATAAAGCGACGAATCAAATACATTTTAATGCTGAAACGACAGATACGGTGACCTATACCTGGAGCGCATTGCCTTCTGGTAATAAAGGAAGTGGAAGTTTTATTCAGACCACGCCCGGAGCCGTTACATTAATTAATGCAGATATCTTGCCAGGGGATACTGTAAATCTAATTATGAATCCTAATAAACTACGTCGTTTTTATATTGATAATGGTCCTGATACAGCAAATCTAATAAATGTAATTCAATGGGGTAGCGTATCTTGGACTAGCATGAATAGTGCTTTTAAAGGATGCGCTCATTTGAAAATTGACGCTAAAGATAACCCGGATTTATCGAATGTTGTTGATTTATCATTTATGTTTTCAGGGGCATCTTCATTTAATCAGGATATTGGCAACTGGAACACTGAAAACATAGAAATTATGGCCTGGATGTTCAATGGTGCAAGTTCTTTTAATCAAGAAATTGGAAGTTGGAATACATCGCATGTTCAAGATATGTCTTATATGTTCCATAGAGCCATCTCGTTTAATCAAAATATCGGAAATTGGAATACATTTATAGTCAGAGATATGTCCTACATGTTTTCAAATGCCAGTTCGTTTAATCAAGATATTGGAAATTGGAATACGTATACTGTGAAGTTAATGCATAGTATGTTTTCAAATGCAATATCCTTTAATAAAAATATTGGAAATTGGAATACTTCAAATGTCGAAAGAATGTCTGGAATGTTTTCCAATGCTAAAGCATTTAATCAAGATATTGGAAATTGGAATACAACTAATGTAATAACCATGCATTCTATGTTCGCGGATGCAATTAATTTTAATCAAGATATTGGAAGGTGGAATACCACAAATGTCATTGATATGACGAATTTGTTTTTGAGAGCAAGTTCTTTTAACCAAGATATAGGAAACTGGAACACAGAAAATGTAAATAAAATGATAAATATGTTTAATTCTGCCAGTTCATTTAATCAGGATATAGGTGGTTGGAATATTGTACAAGTGAGCACTATGGCATCTATGTTTAGACATGCAAAATCATTTAATCAAGATATTAGTAACTGGAATACTTCCAATGTAAAAGATATGTATGCCATGTTTTCTGGAGCCAGTGCTTTTAATCAAAATATTGGAAATTGGATTTTGCATCCTAAGGCGTCTTTATTATACTTATTTGATTCAACAAATTTGGATTGTATAAACTATTCAGCTACTCTTATTGGTTGGAGAACAAATAATCCGAATGTAAATCAAATGAACCTGGGAGTAAACGGTTTACTATATGGAAAAAATGCTGAAGATGCAAGAAATGCGCTCATCAATTCACAAGGATGGTACATAAAGGGCGACGCCCCAAGTGGTAATGATTGTGAGATTGTTGGTACGCATAATGAGGAAAGTATAACTAACATTTTTATTTATCCTAATCCTACATCTGGAATATTGAACATCGAAGATCACAATGGATCTATTTATTCAATTTCTGATTTAACAGGAAAGGTTGTTAACAGTGGAATAATTGCATTGAATACTGTATCGTTAGAATCCTTACCATCTGGTATGTATTATGTTACTTTAATCAATTCTAATTTTAAAAAAACAAACAAAGTTTTTAAGTATTAG